The Primulina eburnea isolate SZY01 chromosome 8, ASM2296580v1, whole genome shotgun sequence genome contains a region encoding:
- the LOC140839705 gene encoding tRNA-specific adenosine deaminase TAD2 isoform X2 encodes MMSSLEEAMPDDVMFMKLAIQQAGLALDNLEVPVGCIIVEDQTVIASGRNRPTEMRNATRHAEMEAIDKLLEQCQKSGLTRGEISLKLSQCTLYVTCEPCIMCAAALSIIGIKEVYYGCANEKFGGCGSIMSLHKYSSGEYTSDEGSKRKEFKCTGGIMALEAINLLRSFYEQGNPNAPKPHRKLMQPRD; translated from the exons ATGATGTCTTCATTGGAGGAAGCAATGCCTGATGATGTTATGTTTATGAAGCTTGCTATACAACAGGCAGGT CTTGCCTTGGACAACCTTGAAGTACCAGTGGG TTGTATTATTGTTGAAGATCAGACTGTCATTGCCTCGGGGAGAAATCGGCCTACTGAGATGAGAAAT GCCACTAGGCATGCAGAGATGGAAGCAATTGATAAGCTGCTTGAGCAGTGTCAGAAAAGTGGGTTAACGAGGGGTGAAATTTCTTTGAAATTGTCACAGTGCACCCTTTATGTTACATGTGAGCCATGCATAATGTGTGCAGCAGCTTTATCTATCATTG GTATTAAAGAAGTATACTATGGATGTGCAAATGAAAAGTTTGGAGGTTGTGGATCGATAATGTCCTTGCACAAATACAGCTCAGGAGAATATACAAG TGACGAAGGCTCAAAAAGAAAGGAATTTAAGTGCACCGGAGGAATAATGGCATTAGAAGCTATCAATCTTTTGAGAAGCTTTTACGAACAAGGAAATCCCAATG CTCCAAAGCCTCATAGAAAACTGATGCAGCCACGGGACTAA
- the LOC140839705 gene encoding tRNA-specific adenosine deaminase TAD2 isoform X1: MMSSLEEAMPDDVMFMKLAIQQAKLALDNLEVPVGCIIVEDQTVIASGRNRPTEMRNATRHAEMEAIDKLLEQCQKSGLTRGEISLKLSQCTLYVTCEPCIMCAAALSIIGIKEVYYGCANEKFGGCGSIMSLHKYSSGEYTSDEGSKRKEFKCTGGIMALEAINLLRSFYEQGNPNAPKPHRKLMQPRD, encoded by the exons ATGATGTCTTCATTGGAGGAAGCAATGCCTGATGATGTTATGTTTATGAAGCTTGCTATACAACAG GCTAAGCTTGCCTTGGACAACCTTGAAGTACCAGTGGG TTGTATTATTGTTGAAGATCAGACTGTCATTGCCTCGGGGAGAAATCGGCCTACTGAGATGAGAAAT GCCACTAGGCATGCAGAGATGGAAGCAATTGATAAGCTGCTTGAGCAGTGTCAGAAAAGTGGGTTAACGAGGGGTGAAATTTCTTTGAAATTGTCACAGTGCACCCTTTATGTTACATGTGAGCCATGCATAATGTGTGCAGCAGCTTTATCTATCATTG GTATTAAAGAAGTATACTATGGATGTGCAAATGAAAAGTTTGGAGGTTGTGGATCGATAATGTCCTTGCACAAATACAGCTCAGGAGAATATACAAG TGACGAAGGCTCAAAAAGAAAGGAATTTAAGTGCACCGGAGGAATAATGGCATTAGAAGCTATCAATCTTTTGAGAAGCTTTTACGAACAAGGAAATCCCAATG CTCCAAAGCCTCATAGAAAACTGATGCAGCCACGGGACTAA
- the LOC140839707 gene encoding transcription factor bHLH35-like, with amino-acid sequence MENFEDLYSANMLSQIQESRSHAHEVGLTTAAAAAAAYYDSRVPSDRTQEALASRNVALERNRRDKLNQKLCQLRAAVPTISKMNKASTIKDAIEYIQSLLEQERIIQAEISELENGKPTFDFDQDGATFCHRPNTPTIMNQYCCDSATIISSPVEVRELRVLDMGEKTVVVTLECNKGTDTIIKLCEIFESLKLKITTANITAFPGRLLKTVFLEADDEEKKVVRAKIEAAIAALNYPHSPMSTSKY; translated from the exons ATGGAAAACTTCGAAGATCTCTATTCGGCAAACATGTTATCCCAAATCCAAGAATCCCGCAG TCACGCCCATGAAGTAGGCTTGACGacggctgctgctgctgctgctgcgtATTACGACTCGAGAGTACCATCTGATCGAACTCAGGAAGCATTGGCTTCAAGGAACGTAGCTTTAGAACGAAACAGGAGGGACAAACTTAACCAAAAGCTATGTCAACTGAGAGCCGCGGTTCCTACCATTTCCAAG ATGAACAAAGCATCAACCATCAAAGATGCAATTGAGTACATTCAATCACTTCTCGAACAAGAGAGGATAATCCAAGCAGAAATTTCAGAGTTGGAAAATGGGAAGCCAACTTTTGACTTTGATCAAGATGGCGCAACTTTTTGTCATAGGCCCAATACACCAACAATAATGAACCAATATTGCTGTGATTCTGCGACAATTATTTCATCCCCTGTTGAAGTTCGTGAG TTGAGAGTTTTGGACATGGGAGAGAAGACAGTGGTTGTTACCTTGGAGTGCAATAAAGGAACAGACACAATTATTAAGCTTTGTGAAATTTTTGAGTCATTGAAGCTCAAAATCACTACTGCCAATATTACCGCTTTTCCGGGAAGGCTTTTGAAGACTGTGTTCCTAGAG gCTGATGACGAAGAAAAAAAAGTTGTGAGAGCAAAGATTGAGGCCGCCATTGCAGCTCTGAATTATCCACATAGCCCTATGAGCACTTCAAAATATTGA